From Geomonas agri, one genomic window encodes:
- a CDS encoding sigma-54-dependent transcriptional regulator: MTATMTTQQHTLLVDDEPGILTEVSLLLASSDIPGVATISDSRQVLRYVREHKVNAVILDWVMPNVTGAEILQSLTVEHPEIPVIVMTAMGDVETAVTCMRQGAFDFLTKPVDPNRLVASVKKALQVSELGQQNRKLKDYLLADTLGNPDAFAGIITTSKKMRGIFQYIEAIASSRLPVLITGETGVGKELLARAVHDVSGVPGPFISLNAAGLDDFMFSDTLFGHKKGAFTGADSKRDGLISAAAGGTLFLDEIGDLNLASQIKLLRLLQEREYYRLGSDLLLKSDARIVAASNMDFSALRTAGSFRNDLYFRLCAHEFRVPPLRERLEDMEALVDYFVEQIAAQQGKPAPKVPQTVIDALQQCRFPGNVRELYNMVHHAVTCNEGAPLSVADFPGVAAVPVRGAQPVDCGGNPLFGLFGKFPTVVQVEEYLIAEAMKLTSGNQTQAAELLGLTRPTLNKRLKQERQ; encoded by the coding sequence ATGACAGCCACAATGACCACACAACAACACACGCTGCTCGTGGACGACGAGCCGGGGATCCTCACCGAGGTGTCACTGCTGCTCGCTTCGAGCGACATACCCGGGGTCGCTACCATCTCCGACAGTCGGCAGGTGCTCCGCTACGTACGGGAGCACAAGGTGAACGCGGTGATCCTGGACTGGGTCATGCCCAACGTTACCGGCGCGGAGATCCTGCAGAGCCTGACCGTGGAGCATCCGGAAATACCTGTCATCGTGATGACCGCCATGGGCGACGTGGAGACGGCGGTGACCTGCATGCGCCAGGGGGCCTTCGACTTCCTCACCAAGCCGGTCGACCCCAACCGCCTGGTGGCCAGCGTCAAGAAGGCGCTCCAGGTAAGCGAACTGGGGCAGCAAAACAGAAAGCTCAAGGACTACCTGCTGGCGGACACCCTGGGCAACCCGGACGCCTTCGCCGGGATCATCACCACCTCCAAGAAGATGCGCGGCATCTTCCAGTACATCGAAGCCATCGCGAGTTCGAGGCTCCCGGTCCTGATCACCGGCGAGACCGGTGTGGGCAAGGAGTTGCTGGCGCGCGCGGTGCACGACGTTTCCGGCGTCCCCGGGCCGTTCATCTCGCTTAACGCCGCGGGGCTCGACGACTTCATGTTCTCCGACACCCTCTTCGGCCACAAGAAGGGGGCCTTCACCGGCGCAGACAGCAAGCGCGACGGCCTGATCAGCGCCGCCGCCGGCGGGACCCTGTTCCTGGACGAGATCGGTGACCTGAACCTCGCCTCCCAGATCAAGCTATTGCGGCTTTTGCAGGAGAGGGAGTACTACCGGCTCGGTTCAGACCTCCTGCTCAAAAGCGACGCCCGCATCGTGGCTGCCTCTAACATGGACTTCTCCGCCCTGCGCACCGCGGGTAGCTTCAGAAACGACCTTTACTTCCGCCTGTGCGCCCACGAGTTCCGGGTGCCCCCCTTGCGGGAGCGCCTGGAGGACATGGAGGCGCTGGTGGATTACTTCGTGGAGCAGATCGCGGCGCAGCAGGGAAAGCCTGCCCCCAAGGTGCCGCAGACGGTGATCGACGCACTGCAGCAGTGCCGTTTCCCGGGCAACGTGCGCGAGCTGTACAACATGGTGCACCACGCCGTTACCTGCAACGAGGGGGCACCGCTGTCGGTGGCCGACTTCCCCGGAGTGGCCGCGGTGCCGGTGCGGGGGGCGCAGCCGGTCGACTGCGGCGGCAACCCGTTATTTGGACTGTTCGGGAAATTTCCGACCGTGGTGCAAGTGGAGGAGTACCTGATTGCCGAGGCCATGAAACTGACCAGCGGCAACCAGACCCAGGCGGCGGAACTGTTGGGGCTCACCAGGCCGACGCTGAACAAGAGGCTGAAGCAGGAGCGTCAGTAG
- the gptM gene encoding geopeptide radical SAM maturase, translating to MQLSRYLKIFPSPDRPDHFILYSTLRGSVVAVSAETLAALREGIVPLGGGEALQRLGMLVEDPDAEKEQMRSLIERVNGETRHFKVSVVLNLDCNLDCGYCFEGEFRCGHYMSEDTADLLVETLVRDRMARGWDVTVSFYGGEPLLSLDLIVRISQQLGAAAQSHGVRYAFSLVTNGTLLTRDVALQLLPLGLQGAKFTLDGPPEIHDAQRPYASGAGSFDVIASNLAQVCSLISIQLGGNFKQENYREFPRMLDQLPLYGITPDKLAVVMFTPVVAASGCSDFNSGCAMSEEPWLMEAAPYLREATLARGYRVPTLKPSACIVELDNSLVIDCTGKFYKCPAFMGWEGMSVGSLTEGLQDFRSSHGIGN from the coding sequence ATGCAACTCTCACGCTACCTGAAGATCTTCCCCTCCCCCGACCGTCCCGATCATTTTATTCTCTATTCCACCCTGCGCGGCTCAGTCGTGGCCGTCTCCGCGGAAACGCTGGCTGCACTGCGTGAGGGTATCGTGCCCCTTGGGGGGGGCGAGGCGCTGCAGCGTCTGGGCATGCTGGTGGAGGATCCCGACGCGGAAAAGGAACAGATGCGCAGCCTCATCGAGCGCGTCAACGGTGAGACGCGCCACTTCAAGGTCTCGGTGGTGCTGAACCTGGACTGCAACCTCGACTGCGGCTACTGCTTCGAAGGGGAATTCCGCTGCGGGCACTACATGTCGGAAGACACTGCGGACCTCTTGGTAGAGACCCTGGTGCGGGACAGGATGGCGCGGGGATGGGATGTCACAGTTTCCTTCTACGGCGGCGAACCGCTGCTGTCGCTGGACCTGATCGTGCGCATCTCCCAGCAACTGGGTGCCGCGGCCCAAAGCCACGGCGTCAGGTACGCCTTCAGCCTGGTCACCAACGGCACCTTACTGACCCGCGACGTCGCGCTGCAGTTGCTCCCCCTCGGGCTGCAGGGCGCCAAGTTCACCCTGGACGGCCCCCCGGAGATTCACGACGCCCAGCGTCCCTACGCCTCCGGGGCTGGAAGTTTCGACGTCATAGCCAGCAACTTGGCCCAGGTTTGCAGCCTCATCTCAATCCAGCTCGGAGGCAACTTCAAGCAAGAAAACTACCGTGAATTCCCCCGCATGCTGGACCAGCTCCCCCTTTACGGCATTACGCCCGACAAGCTCGCCGTGGTCATGTTCACGCCCGTGGTCGCCGCGTCCGGATGTTCGGACTTCAACTCCGGCTGCGCCATGTCCGAGGAACCGTGGCTCATGGAGGCGGCCCCCTACCTGCGCGAAGCCACCTTGGCCCGGGGATACCGTGTCCCTACCCTCAAACCGTCAGCCTGCATCGTGGAACTGGATAACTCGTTGGTGATCGACTGCACCGGGAAGTTCTACAAGTGTCCGGCATTCATGGGGTGGGAAGGGATGAGCGTGGGCAGCCTGACTGAGGGGTTGCAGGACTTCCGCAGTTCCCACGGCATCGGTAACTGA